The Corvus hawaiiensis isolate bCorHaw1 chromosome 1, bCorHaw1.pri.cur, whole genome shotgun sequence genomic sequence GAACTCTTTCCTCgtgcaggcagcagcctccCGGGGAGCATTCCCTATTCTGGAAGGAAGGGAATTGCCAGGAGaggcctcctcaccctcacacACACCGGGTTTGTTGTTGGTACTGCTGTTGTGAATGAGAcaacaccccccaaaaaactccaCCCCTTCCAGAGCTGACAGGGATTCCTGCACAATTCCTCTGCTCCCAtgaggatggagggagggagggatggatggagcagggagccCGGAATGCAGGGCCTCTTCCATGCCAACACCATCTCCTCCTGGAAGGGATCCTCATGGAAGTCCCTGttcctctctcccagccctcctgAGCCCAAGGTGGGGCCCATCCTAAAAAATGCTGCTCAGTGATGAGGAGAAAGCCAGGGATGCCGGGGGGATGAGCTGGAGCATCCCAGCTTTGGGAGGAAGAGCCGGACTTTGGGACAAGCCAGAAGGGAAGCGCTCAGCCCTCTCTGGGGCAGACAAGCAGCACCGAGCTGGGATTTTCCTGCTGCCTCTAGTGGGACCTGGGAGCTCCCCTGACTCCAACCACATCCCAGGCACCCAGGGGGGCTTTTCCTATTGTgtttcccacagctccagccacaaaaccctctcccagctcctcattCCATGCAGAACCCAGCCCTGGGCCTCCAGAACTCCAAcgccagccctgggctgagcaTTCACCTTCCCCCCTCTCCTGGCTCCCTCCACTGTTTTCCAACAGCACTTGGCTTTTCCCATTCCTTGCAGATTCTAAACAAAACCTTATCCACGTATATTCATACTGGGGGGGCCAGGGAACACCACACTGCCCCCACTCACCCCAATACACGGCTCCCCACCCCCAACCTTCCTACAGGGCACACCACACCCCCACTCACCCCACTACAGGGTTCCTCACTGTCCCCCCAAGAAAACCTCCAGGACACCACACTCCCCGCCATTCTCCCCAGTGCTGGGTGTTCTCTCTCCCCCCATCCAATCCAGTACAGGGCTTCCCACTCTCCCCTAAAACCTCTTTATAATACAGGGCCCCTCAATCCCCCTATTCACTCCAATACAAGGCTCCCCAATCCCCCCCAATACAAATCTCCTCACTCCCCCCAAAAACTCCCTATAGGACACCCCACATCCCATTCACCCAGTACAAAACCTCCCAACTCCCCCATTCACCCCAACACAGGGCTCCTCAGTCCCCCGTTCACCCGATTACAAGGCCCCCCGATCCCTCCATACAGAGCTCCCCAATCCCCCCATCCACCCCAATACGAGTCTCTCCAATTCCTCCAAAACCTCCCTACCGGACTCCCCACTGCCCCCCTCCCTCGGGGGTCTCCCCGCTACCCCTCAAACCCCTCCCTGTCGCCGCCCACCTCGATCCCCTCAcaccccctcccctccttccccccttttcccctccctccctcacgcccccccctccccatcgGGCGGGCCGCAGAGGCCCGAGcgggccgcgccggggccgggacCAGCGCGGCGAGGCGCGGGCGGGTGGATACTGAGCGCCAGCATCTTGCTGGGGTAGTCGAAGGCGACGACCTCGCCCTGGAGGCGCTGCTCCTGGCAGGTGCGGCAGGACACCTGGCTGCCCACGCTGAAGTACTCGCCCGGCGCCGCCATCTTGtccgcccgcagcgcccgcggcTCCGCTCGCCTCGGCcaggcgcggcgggggcggggccgcgcggcAGCGAGGGCGGGGATTGGCGCTCCGCCCCGCCGATCTGCTCCGCCCCGCGTCCTGATTGGCTGAGCCCACCCCGGGCGCTGTTTGTCCCTCCCGCCCCGCCGTAGCGCGCCGCGCCGCGGGCAGTGATGGGGAGTGTAGGCGGAAGAGGGCGCTGAGAGCGGCGGGAGGGAGTTTTGAGGGGTCCCCGGGATGAAGCCCCCCCCTCAGGTATCTCCCGCCGGTACCGGGGGGATGGGGAGTGCCACGGGGAGGTTTAAGGAGCGTCAGGGCGGCTCAGAGGCTGCTGGTGGGAATGGGGAGGCCGCGGGTCTGGTGTAGGGAGACCCCAGGGAGGCCTCGGGCCTGAGAGCTCAGGGAGGCCCAGAAGGACCCCAGGGAGGCCCAGGACCCGCTTTAGGGAGACCCCAGGGAAACGCCAAAGAATACCCAGGTTGGCTCCAGGGAAGACTCCAGGGAGACCCCAGGCCTTCTGCAGAATCACCACAGGGAGAGCCAGGGAAGCTTCCAAGGGGAAgccccagggaggtggtggctCTTCGGAGCatcacagctgctccagcaaaTCCCACACCAATCCCCCGGGATCCTGCCCTGGCCCCCATCCCAGAGCCACaggtctgctctgctgggacccCCCCCGGGCAGTAATTTGGGAGTCATTTGTGGGCAAACTTTGATGAACAATTCCCTGAATCGGTGCCAAGGCACCCCTTGGGATCTGGCCACTTCCCACCCCTTCCCAATGAATTCCTAAGGATTCAGCCACCTCCTACCCCGTTCCCAAGGGATTCCCGAGGGGATCTGTGCCGGGGCTGATCTCCCTCCCATGTCCCAGCCCAGCGCCATGGATGCCCTGCACGAGGCCGGGATCCGCATGGCCGAGGCCCTGCAGGCCGGGCCGCCCTGGCTGGAGCAGTTCTGGCTCTTCCTGACCTCCCACTTGGATCCCAATTCCATCTACACCGTCTGCTTCCCGCTGGCCCGCGGGCTGGATGACCACGTGTCCGTGATGGTTCTCTGGATCGCCCTCGTGGCCGAGTGGCTCAACGTGGTCCTCAAATGGTGAGGGGAGGACATGGCGGGGGCACTGGGACACTCCCTGGTCCCTGCCTGTGGAATTCCGGGCAGGGACTCCGTGCCTGTGGCATTCCGCAGGGTCACCCGAGCTGCCCCGAGCATCTGCCAGGAATTCCTGGCAGAGAAACGCCGCCGGGAGGCACCGGGACTGGCAGGGatcctgccctcctgccccagcttcATCCCTGGAAATCCCGGGATGAGCGGCAGGGatcctgccctcctgctgccacctccaTGCCTGACTCCCGCCCTCCCGGCTCGCTGGgctgtctgtctgtcccacTGCTCCCTGCTTTCCGTGCCCGCAGGTTCCTGTTCGGGGAGCGCCCGTACTGGTGGATCCACGAGTCGGGGCTCTCCAGCCGGGAGCAGCTCCCGCTGCGCCAGTTCCCGGCCAGCTGCGAAACGGGACCGGGTGAGTCACAGCCCCGGGATGCACAGGGAAGCACCCGGGAGCCTCATCCGTATGGGAATGCTGGGCTGGAAGTGGGAAGAGCCGTTCCTGAGCAGCGGGGAAGGGCTGGGCTTGACATTCCCAGCTCTTACCGGGCTGGGACACGCTCCCCACAACCACCCCTGTGCTTCATCCCCCAGGGAGCCCCTCGGGCCACTGCATGATCCTGGGGGCGGCCCTGTGGCCGATTGTCACCGCGCTGACCAACGAAGTGTCCAGGTGCACCCGGCGGTGAGTCCGGACTGGGCAGCGCTGGGGAGCTTCCTGTGGGCAGAGGGGGTGGGATGTGGGGCCTTTCCTCTGTGGCAGAGCCCACGGGGAGCAGGCAGGATGAATCCCGGGCTTCACACTGTCCCTTGGAAACTTCCAGAGCACCTGTGGGAAGAGCGAGGTGGATATGGGACCCCTGCTCGGTGGGCAGCACCCACGGAGGGTGAACAGGATCCCTCCCCTCCtagcagggcagctccagggggACACATCCCTCTCCTGGCAGCTTGGGAAATGGCTGTGAGACCCCTCCGAAAGTCCACCAGGACCTTTTCTTGCCTCCTTCAGCTGTGCTTTCCTCCTTCCCGCGGCCGGGTGGGATCAATCCCGCCCTGCCTGGCACCCCCACGCTGACCCCCATTCCCTTCCAGCCGCGTGCTGAGGCTGATCCCATTCCTTGTCTACATCCTCTTACTGGTGGCCATGGGGCTCTCCCGGATCTTCGTCCTGGCCCACTTCCCCCATCAGGTGGTCACCGGCTCCCTGGCAGGTGAGGGGGGCACCCCaactccttccccttccctcgaGCTCCTTCCCAGTCCATCCCCGTGCCAACCCCACCTGTCCCCGCTGCCAGGgatggctctgggctgggggctgcagcgCTGGCCCCCCAACTTCCTCAAGTACCGCTTCTTCCTGGCGGCggcgctggggctgctcctgagcGCGCTGGCCCTGCACGGGCTGGCCACGGCCGCGGGGCTCGACCTCGACTGGTGAGTGCCCGGGCacagggggtcccggggggtccCACGGGGAGAGGGGGGTCCCAGGGATCAGCCTTCCAGGGTGTCAGGAAGCTGACAGAGCTTTCAGAATGTCTGACCCCCAGGCTGGAGAGGGGTATCCCCAGGAATCTGCTCCCAGAGTGATTTTTGGGGGTGGAGGGACTAACCCCAGGGATGTGTCCCCCAGGCTGTCAGGGTCcagctccagggctctgcccccaGGCcgtttggggagggggctgacCCCAGAGCTCTGCCCCCAGGCCGTTTCTGGGGGTACACACCCCAAGCCCCGCGCTCCCCGCAGGTCGATCCGCCGCGCCGGTGCCCGGTGCTCGGACCCGTCGTGGCTGCGGCCGGAGACGCGGCCCTGGGCCTCGCTGTGCCGGGTGGGCGGCAGCGCGCTGGGGCTGGCCCTGGCCGCCAGGCACCCCCTGAGCCGCCGCGCCGccgaggagctgcaggggctggagccGCCGCTGGGCAGCGCcgcgctggggctgctggccctggaCGTGCTGCACAAGCTGCCCAAGAGCGAGGACACGGCCCTGTGGTACCTGAACGTGGGCGCCCGCTACACCCTGGGGCCCGTGCTCGTgtgctccctgctgccccagctcaTCCTCACCCTCCGGCGGCTCCGGGGAACCCCCTAGATCCGCCCCACATGCCGAGCAGGGGGCCCTGCTCTGGTCCCCAGTTCATCCTCACCTGTCCCGGGGACGCCCAAATTGAGTAGGGGGTTTCTGCTCTGTTCCCGGTTCGTTGTCGCACTCCTTTTCCCCAGGGACCCCGGAACTGAGTAGGGGGTCCCCACTCTTGTCCCAGTTATCCTCAGTtatcccagttatcccagttaTCCTTCCCCAGGGATCCCCAAATTGAGTAGGGGGTTTCTGCTC encodes the following:
- the G6PC3 gene encoding glucose-6-phosphatase 3, which gives rise to MKPPPQPSAMDALHEAGIRMAEALQAGPPWLEQFWLFLTSHLDPNSIYTVCFPLARGLDDHVSVMVLWIALVAEWLNVVLKWFLFGERPYWWIHESGLSSREQLPLRQFPASCETGPGSPSGHCMILGAALWPIVTALTNEVSRCTRRRVLRLIPFLVYILLLVAMGLSRIFVLAHFPHQVVTGSLAGMALGWGLQRWPPNFLKYRFFLAAALGLLLSALALHGLATAAGLDLDWSIRRAGARCSDPSWLRPETRPWASLCRVGGSALGLALAARHPLSRRAAEELQGLEPPLGSAALGLLALDVLHKLPKSEDTALWYLNVGARYTLGPVLVCSLLPQLILTLRRLRGTP